The following proteins are encoded in a genomic region of Roseofilum casamattae BLCC-M143:
- the pstC gene encoding phosphate ABC transporter permease subunit PstC, translating to MSDRPNSLFTSTTYTPNKTRIIRERIIESILLLAACSSVATTFAILFLLTKESFSFFREVSIIEFLTATEWTPLFDDATYGILPLLSGTLVTAGIAMTVAVPMGTIAAIYLSEFAPPRLREVVKPCLELLAAIPTVVYGYFALLFVTPLLQIVLPELPIFNMLSAGLVMGLMITPFISSISEDAMRAVPVGLREGSYAMGTTRLQTALRVVFPAAISGISSSYILGASRAVGETMIVTVAAGIQPTLTLNPLAEGATITAYIVSISMGDLPHGTLEYQTIFAAGLTLVLMTLCLNIIGHFLSKYYREIY from the coding sequence ATGAGCGATCGCCCTAACTCCCTATTCACCAGCACTACATATACTCCCAACAAAACGCGCATCATTCGAGAGCGCATTATTGAATCGATTTTACTTCTCGCTGCCTGCTCCAGCGTCGCCACAACCTTTGCGATTCTTTTTCTCCTCACTAAAGAATCCTTCTCCTTCTTCCGGGAAGTCTCCATTATTGAATTCCTAACCGCCACGGAGTGGACTCCCCTCTTTGACGATGCCACCTACGGTATCCTCCCTTTGCTCTCCGGCACCTTAGTCACCGCTGGCATTGCCATGACCGTTGCCGTCCCCATGGGAACCATCGCAGCTATTTACCTGAGCGAGTTCGCTCCCCCTCGCCTCCGGGAAGTGGTGAAACCCTGCCTCGAACTCCTCGCCGCTATTCCTACAGTCGTCTACGGCTACTTTGCCCTGCTCTTCGTCACTCCCCTCTTACAAATTGTTCTCCCCGAACTACCGATCTTCAACATGCTCAGTGCCGGGCTAGTCATGGGCTTAATGATTACTCCCTTCATCAGCTCCATCAGTGAAGATGCCATGCGCGCCGTCCCAGTGGGTTTACGAGAAGGTTCCTATGCCATGGGAACAACCCGCCTGCAAACCGCTTTGCGAGTCGTCTTTCCCGCTGCTATTTCCGGAATTAGCTCCTCCTATATCCTCGGAGCCTCTCGCGCCGTTGGCGAAACGATGATTGTCACCGTTGCTGCCGGAATTCAACCGACCCTCACCCTTAATCCCTTGGCTGAAGGAGCAACCATCACGGCCTACATTGTCAGTATCAGCATGGGAGATTTACCCCACGGCACTCTGGAATACCAAACAATCTTTGCGGCCGGACTAACCCTAGTTTTAATGACTCTCTGTTTAAATATTATCGGTCACTTCCTCTCCAAATATTACCGAGAAATTTACTAA
- a CDS encoding PstS family phosphate ABC transporter substrate-binding protein has product MKSLRKPLALASIFAVVAATVTLSGSAVKSQSRATVKIDGSSTVFPITEAVAEDFQKANNTRVTVGVSGTGGGFKKFCSNNAAVRTHISNASRPIKKTEQEACKAAGVEYIELPVAYDAITIVVSKKNTKVNDATVAELKKMWEKAGQTNGITKWSQVRSGWPDSPFKLYSPGLDSGTYDYFKEAILGKKNDIRNDFSGSEDDNVLVRGIQNNPNAIGYFGLAYYQANKDKLKALKINGVAPSPTTVNNGSYTPLSRPIYIYVNKAEAKKPEVKAFVDFYLKNAPGLVSEVGYVPLPSADYSKAQTRFQNGQTGRIPLRAGL; this is encoded by the coding sequence ATGAAATCACTACGCAAGCCTCTTGCTCTAGCTAGTATCTTCGCTGTTGTTGCCGCTACAGTTACCTTGAGCGGATCGGCAGTAAAATCCCAAAGCAGAGCTACGGTTAAAATCGACGGTTCTAGTACAGTTTTCCCGATCACAGAAGCTGTTGCTGAGGATTTCCAGAAAGCAAACAACACGCGGGTAACCGTTGGTGTTTCTGGAACCGGTGGCGGATTCAAAAAATTCTGCTCCAACAATGCAGCAGTACGCACCCATATCTCGAATGCGTCTCGTCCGATTAAAAAAACGGAACAAGAAGCGTGTAAAGCTGCCGGTGTTGAGTATATTGAACTCCCCGTTGCCTACGATGCAATCACTATTGTTGTTTCTAAAAAGAATACTAAAGTCAACGATGCTACGGTTGCCGAGCTGAAAAAAATGTGGGAAAAAGCCGGACAAACCAACGGTATCACTAAGTGGAGTCAAGTGCGCTCCGGCTGGCCCGACAGCCCCTTCAAGCTCTACAGTCCCGGTCTAGATTCGGGAACCTACGACTATTTCAAAGAAGCAATTCTCGGTAAAAAGAACGATATTCGTAACGATTTCTCCGGTAGCGAAGATGACAACGTTCTGGTGCGCGGTATCCAAAATAACCCGAATGCGATCGGCTACTTTGGTTTGGCATACTATCAAGCCAACAAAGACAAGCTGAAAGCCTTGAAAATTAATGGTGTTGCTCCCTCCCCCACCACCGTTAACAACGGCTCCTACACCCCCCTATCTCGCCCGATTTACATCTACGTGAACAAAGCTGAGGCGAAGAAACCCGAAGTCAAAGCGTTCGTAGATTTCTACCTGAAAAACGCACCTGGGTTAGTCTCCGAAGTGGGCTACGTTCCCCTGCCCAGTGCTGACTACAGCAAAGCGCAAACCCGCTTTCAGAACGGTCAAACCGGTCGCATTCCCTTAAGAGCTGGATTGTAA
- a CDS encoding adenylate/guanylate cyclase domain-containing protein, with protein sequence MARFVLFHKLSLRAVIVIPFLLQISAAVGITGYLSWRNGQQAVNELASQLRDEVSKRTEQHLRDYLRQPAAINQVNVKAVEVGSLDAKRFSVLERTFWQQIQLFPWVKEIYMGNGDGGYVAVSREDEQTLIVKEVLGNGNPIGTLYNVAENGDRNGIIRTTNPYDPRQRPWYKAALHEEMATWSRIYTFNYGALGITASEPFLDAEGNVAGVMAVDLVLSQISEFLETIDVSESGKIFILERSGLVVASSTEDNAFRYMPGQLNPERLMGHEMKDELIAATTTFLMDEEDNLQQIQSSQQFNFRANGDRQFVQVVPYQDTLGLDWLIVVVVPEIDFMAEIHASTRYTIQLCLLALLVAAGFGLLAAHWISGPIMQLVSGSRKLATAAVSRSTDWRLAQNVDIQGVAEVKVLADSFHQMAYKLQESFTALEKSNEELECRVEERTADLRRAQEKSEELLLNILPEEIARKLKEDTQAIAEYFESVTILFSDIVGFTSMSARMAPIDLVNCLNEMFSSFDRLAEKYSLEKIKTIGDAYMIVGGLPVPQHNHAAAMATMALEMQKIMENFCLSNGEPLQIRIGIHTGPVVAGVIGMRKFSYDIWGDTVNTASRMESSGLAGKIQVSDSVYRLLQDQFTFEERGVISVKGKGEMKTYWLVDG encoded by the coding sequence ATGGCTAGATTTGTATTGTTCCACAAGCTTTCCCTACGTGCTGTAATTGTCATTCCATTTCTGTTGCAAATTTCGGCAGCAGTCGGCATTACGGGATATCTGTCTTGGCGCAACGGACAGCAAGCGGTTAACGAACTAGCCAGTCAACTGCGCGATGAGGTCAGCAAGCGCACCGAACAACATCTGCGCGATTATTTGCGGCAACCGGCAGCGATCAATCAGGTGAACGTAAAAGCCGTGGAAGTAGGTTCCCTCGATGCCAAACGTTTCTCCGTATTAGAACGAACATTTTGGCAACAAATTCAACTTTTTCCTTGGGTCAAAGAAATCTATATGGGGAACGGGGACGGGGGTTATGTTGCCGTGAGTCGAGAAGACGAGCAGACTTTGATTGTGAAGGAAGTACTCGGCAATGGCAATCCAATTGGTACGTTATATAATGTTGCAGAAAATGGCGATCGCAACGGTATTATCCGCACGACAAATCCCTACGATCCCCGTCAGCGACCTTGGTACAAAGCTGCTCTTCATGAGGAAATGGCAACTTGGAGTCGAATTTATACCTTTAACTACGGTGCTTTAGGGATTACGGCGTCCGAGCCATTTCTCGATGCAGAAGGTAATGTGGCTGGAGTGATGGCTGTCGATTTAGTCCTCAGTCAAATTAGTGAATTTCTGGAGACGATTGACGTGAGCGAATCGGGTAAAATTTTTATTCTGGAGCGCTCTGGATTAGTGGTGGCTAGCTCCACCGAGGACAATGCATTTCGATATATGCCGGGACAGCTCAATCCGGAACGTTTAATGGGCCATGAAATGAAAGACGAGCTGATTGCAGCAACGACAACGTTTCTTATGGACGAGGAAGATAACCTGCAGCAAATCCAGAGTTCGCAACAATTTAATTTTCGCGCAAACGGCGATCGCCAATTCGTGCAAGTTGTCCCCTATCAAGATACCCTCGGACTCGATTGGCTGATTGTGGTAGTCGTTCCCGAAATCGACTTTATGGCAGAAATTCATGCCAGCACTCGCTATACCATTCAACTATGTTTACTTGCCTTATTAGTAGCCGCCGGATTTGGATTGCTGGCGGCTCATTGGATTAGCGGCCCGATTATGCAATTAGTTTCGGGAAGCCGAAAATTAGCAACGGCTGCGGTTAGTCGGTCTACCGATTGGAGACTGGCGCAAAATGTTGATATTCAAGGCGTTGCTGAAGTGAAAGTTTTAGCAGATTCTTTTCATCAAATGGCCTATAAATTGCAAGAGTCGTTTACTGCTTTAGAAAAAAGTAATGAGGAATTAGAATGTCGAGTGGAAGAGCGAACGGCCGATTTGCGAAGAGCGCAGGAGAAGTCGGAAGAGTTATTGCTGAATATTCTACCGGAAGAAATTGCCCGTAAATTAAAAGAAGATACTCAGGCGATCGCGGAATATTTTGAATCGGTGACTATTCTGTTTTCCGATATCGTTGGGTTTACTTCGATGTCGGCTCGCATGGCTCCTATCGATCTGGTAAATTGCTTGAATGAAATGTTTTCTAGTTTCGATCGCCTCGCCGAAAAATACAGCCTGGAAAAAATTAAAACTATCGGCGATGCCTATATGATTGTTGGCGGTTTGCCCGTCCCCCAACACAATCATGCTGCCGCGATGGCGACGATGGCTTTGGAAATGCAAAAAATTATGGAAAACTTTTGTTTGAGTAATGGCGAACCCCTACAAATTCGGATTGGCATTCATACCGGTCCGGTAGTGGCGGGAGTGATTGGGATGCGCAAATTCAGTTATGATATTTGGGGAGATACCGTCAATACGGCTTCGCGCATGGAATCTTCGGGACTGGCGGGGAAAATTCAAGTGAGCGACTCGGTGTATCGGTTGTTGCAAGACCAGTTTACGTTTGAAGAGCGCGGAGTTATTTCAGTCAAAGGTAAGGGAGAAATGAAGACTTATTGGTTAGTGGATGGTTAG
- a CDS encoding FAD-dependent oxidoreductase, producing MGSVTRRLTVSLLSLGWLLGSVSLGTSAGLSQERSNPVDETVECELLIVGGGLAGTATAYESLLAGRTVCMTELTDWVGGQISSQGTTALDEAKQQRNLLFYSRGYKELRDRVEAKYGELNPGGCWVSVSCFLPYDANSILMEMLHEAERKGKGELRWFPNTVVKELELNGAGNQIDRVIGIQHKAAPGTAPLNSDRLSEIIEDVYRYDDSARLVKTAIEFVPLVMEESSGPADWYVIEATETGELIALADIPYQLGLDPRSPLDPSSPVTERDPYCTQGFTYTFAMERVEDAQTYDIPDFYATYEPYFSWERAVNHLNTAEDYFNRVFRYRRIWDAIPRSNANLTSVGDISMQNWTWGNDYRPGTARDNLIYTRDQLQSSGQLQPGGWMGGLRTETLHKGEENAIAYFYWLVSGNEDSQIDDKWKEPNPYYLYLQGLDSPMGTASGLSKYPYIREGRRIIGRPSYGHPDGFLVRELDFSWNDFSSDYYQTELDGKTYKLMRQFLAGQWTPELFESPANEIPIRGRSRIYPDTVGIAQYAIDFHPCMRDFPAEKTGNIEYPGVRQAHGQAYPAQIPLRAMIPQKLDNLLVASKSIATSTIAAAAYRVHSFEWSVGAAAGHTIDFALRNQVMPYELVDDLPNKEPMLDALRQEIQTSGNPIMFPNTSIFNEDWNDWKVW from the coding sequence ATGGGATCTGTAACTCGTCGTTTAACCGTATCGTTGCTGAGTTTGGGGTGGTTGTTGGGTTCTGTTTCCTTGGGAACTAGTGCTGGTTTATCCCAGGAGAGGAGTAATCCTGTTGATGAGACTGTTGAATGCGAGTTGCTGATTGTCGGTGGAGGATTGGCGGGAACGGCAACGGCGTATGAAAGTTTACTCGCCGGTCGGACGGTGTGCATGACGGAGCTGACGGACTGGGTGGGGGGACAGATTTCTTCTCAGGGGACGACAGCACTGGATGAGGCGAAACAGCAGCGCAACCTGTTATTTTATTCTCGGGGATATAAGGAGTTGCGCGATCGCGTGGAAGCGAAATATGGCGAGCTGAATCCGGGAGGCTGTTGGGTGAGCGTTTCCTGTTTTCTTCCCTACGATGCCAATAGTATTTTAATGGAGATGTTGCACGAGGCGGAGCGCAAAGGCAAGGGAGAACTGCGCTGGTTTCCGAATACCGTAGTTAAAGAGTTGGAGCTGAATGGAGCAGGGAATCAGATTGACCGAGTTATCGGGATTCAGCATAAGGCTGCTCCGGGGACTGCTCCTTTAAATAGCGATCGCCTTTCGGAGATAATTGAAGATGTGTATCGCTACGACGATTCGGCACGACTGGTGAAAACCGCGATCGAGTTTGTGCCATTAGTGATGGAAGAAAGTTCCGGACCGGCGGACTGGTACGTGATAGAAGCGACGGAAACCGGGGAATTAATTGCTCTAGCGGATATCCCCTATCAATTAGGACTCGATCCGCGATCGCCTCTCGATCCGTCTTCACCCGTGACCGAGCGCGACCCCTATTGCACTCAAGGCTTTACCTATACCTTTGCCATGGAGCGGGTTGAGGACGCGCAAACCTACGATATTCCAGACTTTTACGCCACTTACGAACCCTATTTCAGTTGGGAGCGCGCGGTTAACCACCTGAACACTGCGGAGGATTATTTTAATCGCGTCTTTCGCTATCGTCGCATTTGGGACGCCATTCCCCGTTCCAACGCCAATCTTACCAGTGTTGGGGATATTTCCATGCAAAATTGGACCTGGGGAAATGACTATCGTCCCGGCACGGCGCGCGATAATTTAATTTATACGCGCGACCAACTCCAATCTAGCGGACAGTTGCAACCGGGAGGTTGGATGGGAGGTTTGCGGACGGAAACCTTACACAAAGGCGAGGAAAATGCGATCGCTTATTTCTATTGGTTAGTCTCCGGAAATGAAGATTCGCAAATTGACGATAAGTGGAAAGAACCCAATCCCTATTACCTCTATTTGCAAGGGTTAGACTCTCCCATGGGAACCGCGAGCGGACTGTCGAAATATCCTTATATTCGGGAAGGACGGCGGATTATCGGTCGCCCGTCTTACGGCCATCCCGATGGATTTTTAGTTCGCGAATTAGACTTTTCTTGGAATGACTTTAGCTCCGACTATTATCAAACTGAATTAGACGGAAAAACATACAAACTCATGCGCCAATTTCTCGCCGGACAATGGACTCCAGAGTTATTCGAGAGTCCGGCAAATGAGATTCCCATTCGCGGAAGGTCGCGCATTTATCCCGATACCGTTGGCATTGCGCAATATGCGATCGATTTTCATCCTTGTATGCGCGACTTTCCGGCAGAAAAAACGGGCAATATCGAATATCCCGGAGTCCGTCAAGCTCACGGCCAAGCCTATCCGGCGCAGATTCCCCTGCGCGCTATGATTCCGCAAAAATTGGATAATTTATTAGTAGCGAGTAAAAGTATTGCCACCAGTACTATCGCTGCTGCAGCGTATCGCGTTCACTCCTTTGAATGGTCGGTGGGAGCCGCAGCCGGACATACGATTGATTTTGCGTTGCGCAACCAAGTGATGCCTTACGAGTTGGTGGATGATTTGCCGAATAAGGAACCGATGTTGGATGCTCTGCGGCAAGAGATTCAAACCAGCGGCAATCCCATTATGTTCCCCAATACTTCTATTTTTAATGAGGATTGGAATGACTGGAAAGTCTGGTAA
- a CDS encoding Fe(3+) ABC transporter substrate-binding protein produces MKLNRRHFILATGSGIVAAAAKDLIQKAPALAQRTTLNLYSSRHYNTDDELYNSFTRATGVKVNLIEGKAEQLIERVKSEGTNTRADILLTVDGGNLWRAKEQGLLQPVNSATLNSKIPSSLRDPQGNWFAFSKRARVILYNKNKVSKSQLSTYEDLATPKWKGKIVIRSSSNIYNQSLVGSLLAAHGANDTLAWAKGMVANFARSPQGNDTAQIKACAAGIGDVAIANSYYITRLGRSNKAEDRDVFNKVGVFFPNQSGPNGRGTHVNVSGGGVVKHAKNKQAAIEFLEHLASKEAQEFFAEGNNEYPVVSGVPVNSVLKGFGTFKADPLNPDIFGKNNAQALRIMDRAGWK; encoded by the coding sequence ATGAAATTGAATCGACGGCACTTTATCTTGGCAACAGGAAGCGGAATCGTTGCAGCAGCAGCCAAAGATCTGATCCAGAAAGCTCCGGCGCTGGCGCAACGAACCACCCTCAACCTCTACTCTTCTCGCCACTACAACACTGATGACGAACTCTACAACAGCTTTACTCGCGCTACTGGGGTTAAAGTTAACCTGATTGAAGGTAAAGCCGAACAACTGATCGAGCGAGTGAAAAGCGAAGGTACCAATACCAGAGCTGATATTCTCCTGACGGTGGATGGAGGCAATCTCTGGCGAGCGAAAGAACAAGGTCTTTTGCAACCGGTTAATTCAGCAACGCTCAATAGCAAAATTCCGAGCAGCCTCAGAGATCCTCAAGGCAACTGGTTTGCATTTTCCAAACGCGCGCGAGTCATTCTGTACAACAAAAATAAGGTGAGTAAATCGCAACTCTCCACCTATGAAGATTTGGCTACTCCGAAATGGAAAGGCAAGATCGTGATTAGGAGTTCTAGCAATATTTATAACCAATCTCTAGTTGGTTCTCTCCTGGCCGCTCACGGCGCTAACGATACTCTTGCTTGGGCCAAAGGAATGGTTGCCAACTTCGCGCGATCGCCTCAAGGTAACGATACCGCTCAGATTAAAGCCTGTGCTGCTGGCATTGGGGATGTTGCGATCGCCAACAGTTACTATATCACCCGTTTGGGTCGATCGAATAAAGCCGAAGACCGCGACGTGTTCAACAAAGTGGGCGTATTTTTCCCCAACCAAAGCGGCCCCAACGGTCGCGGAACTCACGTAAACGTCAGCGGTGGCGGTGTGGTGAAACATGCGAAAAACAAACAGGCGGCGATCGAATTTCTCGAACATTTAGCCAGTAAAGAAGCTCAAGAGTTTTTCGCCGAAGGGAATAACGAGTACCCCGTTGTTTCTGGCGTTCCTGTAAACTCTGTCCTGAAAGGATTTGGTACATTCAAAGCCGATCCCCTCAATCCCGATATTTTTGGGAAGAATAATGCTCAAGCTCTGCGCATTATGGATCGAGCGGGTTGGAAATAA
- the leuD gene encoding 3-isopropylmalate dehydratase small subunit gives MSQIQQISGPGIPVIGNDIDTDRIIPARFLRCVTFDGLGEVVFQDDRSQMKGEHPFDQSQYANARILVVNGNFGCGSSREHAPQAIARWGIQAIIGESFAEIFFGNCVAIGIPCVTASAADIASLQEAIASEPTMELSLDLNTLTINYGDRSIPASMGSGPQQMFLGGTWDSCGQLLQQIDAIQTTAARLPYLAY, from the coding sequence ATGAGTCAAATTCAACAAATTTCCGGTCCAGGCATCCCCGTCATCGGTAACGATATCGATACCGATCGCATCATTCCCGCTCGCTTCTTACGATGCGTGACCTTTGACGGTCTCGGAGAAGTCGTATTCCAAGATGACCGCAGCCAAATGAAAGGCGAGCATCCCTTCGACCAATCCCAATATGCCAATGCCAGGATTCTGGTGGTAAATGGGAACTTTGGCTGTGGTTCCAGTCGCGAACACGCTCCACAAGCGATCGCTCGCTGGGGAATACAAGCGATTATTGGCGAAAGCTTTGCCGAAATCTTTTTTGGTAACTGCGTGGCCATTGGCATTCCTTGCGTGACGGCATCGGCTGCGGATATTGCGAGCTTGCAAGAAGCGATCGCCAGCGAGCCAACCATGGAACTGAGCCTAGACTTAAATACCCTAACCATCAATTATGGCGATCGCTCCATCCCGGCGTCCATGGGATCGGGGCCCCAACAAATGTTTCTCGGGGGAACTTGGGATAGTTGCGGTCAACTGTTGCAACAGATCGACGCCATTCAGACCACTGCCGCTCGACTTCCCTATTTAGCATATTGA
- a CDS encoding mechanosensitive ion channel domain-containing protein, protein MIARSLFSLSCLFGNPNRRPRPAASWGRKPSRVLLALAFILSCLLAVCLPGWSQTANPPAQNTPAARAPIVLDGYELFNVEASGNFTAEERAEIINERLQEKLDAAIANNTAPEVNVLQQNNQVSLQINNRHLLTVTNFDMMPGMRSLEQADIWAESIEKALERARSERTPQHTRWAIKMAAIAVLANVALQGLWFWLKRRVRRKNIQRHDRHNNSWLLLVLILLQIATWIALVCYITNLFPLTRRWLYKVYTLVNNLFSAEIFSVGERALSLNNLLLIVAMAIALILFTNWLTESFKSRIVPLLGINRHSQDAIAAFARYAILFIGLLLILTVSGVDFRSLAILISVLGVGIGFGLQNIAKDFISGLIMIFERPIQVGELVQVGDTQGLVQRIGPRVTEMTTIDRVLIMVPNSRFIEGEVQNWNRTGLTRLKVYVDVAYGSDMQLVHTILLAVAQMPHPEILKHPRPKAQFRGFGESGLNFRIVVFLRDPLKQPKVKSYLLDNMAVELAKYNIEIPFAQRDLNIKLPGLEEATDIWLQQQGLEDWKPESPVIPELPKIKPEYDWEDLIQRMRGAKGLAIRDRRYGLKVFSNCFTGTEAVDWLMEYEQATRSEAIIIGELMTELEIIHHVLDEHGFEDGSLFYRFYADEPDLDAPKDKDYVSKMLPERETSDEQGMEKYPESESAAIDD, encoded by the coding sequence ATGATTGCTCGATCGCTTTTCTCCCTTTCTTGCCTCTTTGGCAATCCCAACCGTCGCCCTCGGCCTGCAGCCTCCTGGGGACGAAAACCGTCGAGAGTTTTGCTGGCTCTTGCCTTCATTCTCAGTTGCTTGCTGGCCGTTTGCCTTCCGGGATGGAGCCAAACGGCAAACCCTCCCGCGCAAAACACTCCAGCAGCGAGAGCGCCCATCGTGTTGGATGGCTATGAGTTATTTAACGTGGAAGCTTCCGGGAACTTTACAGCGGAAGAGAGAGCGGAGATTATTAACGAGCGACTGCAAGAAAAATTAGATGCGGCGATCGCCAACAATACGGCTCCGGAAGTGAACGTATTGCAACAGAACAATCAGGTATCGCTGCAAATTAATAACCGCCATCTGCTGACGGTAACCAACTTTGATATGATGCCGGGGATGCGATCGCTCGAACAAGCAGATATTTGGGCAGAAAGTATCGAAAAAGCCTTAGAGCGAGCGCGATCGGAACGAACTCCGCAGCATACGCGCTGGGCCATTAAAATGGCGGCCATTGCCGTACTGGCCAATGTAGCTTTGCAAGGTCTCTGGTTTTGGCTGAAACGTCGGGTGCGCCGGAAAAATATACAGCGCCACGATCGCCACAACAATTCTTGGTTATTACTCGTCCTCATCCTGCTGCAGATCGCCACCTGGATTGCTCTAGTTTGTTATATCACCAATCTGTTTCCCCTCACCCGACGCTGGTTGTATAAAGTCTATACTCTGGTCAATAACCTGTTCTCCGCCGAAATTTTTTCCGTGGGAGAGCGCGCCTTATCTTTAAATAACTTACTGCTGATCGTCGCCATGGCGATCGCCTTAATTCTCTTCACCAACTGGCTGACTGAGAGCTTCAAGTCTCGCATCGTACCTTTATTGGGCATTAACCGCCATTCCCAAGATGCGATCGCCGCCTTCGCCCGCTATGCCATCCTCTTCATCGGCCTGCTGTTAATTCTCACCGTCAGCGGCGTAGATTTTCGCTCTCTAGCCATCTTAATTAGCGTCCTTGGGGTGGGGATTGGGTTTGGACTGCAAAACATCGCCAAAGACTTTATCAGCGGTCTGATCATGATTTTTGAACGACCGATCCAAGTCGGCGAGCTGGTCCAAGTGGGAGATACTCAAGGCTTGGTGCAGCGCATCGGCCCCAGAGTAACAGAGATGACCACTATCGACCGAGTCCTAATTATGGTTCCGAACTCCCGATTTATTGAAGGAGAGGTACAAAATTGGAACCGTACCGGTCTGACGCGGTTAAAAGTCTATGTGGATGTGGCTTATGGCTCGGATATGCAACTGGTCCATACAATTTTGCTCGCGGTAGCACAAATGCCGCACCCGGAAATTCTAAAACATCCGCGCCCGAAAGCTCAATTTCGCGGTTTTGGCGAAAGCGGCCTGAATTTTCGCATCGTCGTCTTTTTGCGCGATCCTTTAAAGCAGCCGAAGGTGAAAAGCTATTTGCTCGATAATATGGCCGTAGAATTGGCAAAATACAATATCGAAATTCCCTTTGCTCAACGAGATTTGAATATTAAACTTCCCGGTTTGGAAGAAGCTACCGATATTTGGTTGCAGCAACAGGGGTTAGAGGACTGGAAACCTGAATCTCCAGTTATTCCAGAACTGCCGAAGATTAAACCGGAATACGATTGGGAAGATTTGATTCAACGAATGCGCGGCGCTAAAGGGCTGGCAATTCGCGATCGCCGTTATGGATTGAAGGTCTTTTCCAACTGCTTTACCGGTACGGAAGCCGTGGATTGGTTAATGGAATACGAACAAGCGACGCGCTCGGAAGCGATAATTATTGGCGAGTTAATGACCGAACTGGAGATTATTCACCATGTTTTAGACGAGCATGGGTTTGAAGATGGCTCGTTGTTTTATCGATTTTATGCGGACGAACCAGACTTGGATGCTCCCAAGGATAAGGATTATGTCAGCAAGATGCTTCCGGAACGAGAGACATCGGACGAGCAGGGAATGGAAAAATATCCGGAGTCTGAGAGTGCGGCGATCGATGATTGA